From one Halothece sp. PCC 7418 genomic stretch:
- the dprA gene encoding DNA-processing protein DprA, which translates to MTSERAYWLAWSQISGVGAVTLQRLRQQFSNLETAWKASPSELQTVAGIGKKNLQQILEQRSRITPEKILAEHEANHPPFLTPADSDYPRLLLETPTPPAILYYRGKINAAEMQGTQPLISIVGTRSPSDYGRKWTKKLTTALVKHGYTIVSGLAAGIDAIAHQSCLDAKGRTLAVLGTGLDITYPQENRQLYQKIEQQGIILTEYPIGTKPDRGNFPARNRIVAGLSRAVIVTEAPEKSGALITAKYANEFGRDVYVLPGSLENQNAIGCLGLLNHGANVILGEGHLLEMLGTMPQLDLFEETPAPLPDIAPDLKELLSAIAPEPTAFDVIVQTVQKEANQVSAGLLQLELLGLISQAPGMRYQRLR; encoded by the coding sequence ATGACATCAGAACGGGCGTATTGGTTGGCTTGGTCGCAGATTTCAGGGGTGGGTGCGGTGACACTCCAACGCTTGCGACAGCAGTTTTCCAATTTAGAAACCGCTTGGAAGGCGAGTCCGAGTGAACTGCAAACGGTTGCGGGGATTGGTAAGAAAAACCTGCAGCAAATTCTTGAGCAGCGATCGCGCATTACCCCAGAAAAAATCCTTGCTGAACATGAGGCAAATCATCCCCCTTTCTTAACTCCAGCCGATAGTGACTATCCCCGTTTACTGCTAGAAACCCCCACGCCACCAGCGATCCTTTATTATCGGGGGAAAATTAACGCTGCGGAAATGCAGGGAACACAACCGTTAATCAGTATTGTCGGCACGCGATCGCCGAGCGATTACGGGCGCAAATGGACGAAAAAACTGACAACCGCTTTAGTTAAACACGGTTATACAATTGTTTCAGGATTAGCTGCGGGCATTGACGCGATCGCGCATCAGAGTTGTTTAGATGCAAAGGGACGTACTCTCGCGGTGTTAGGAACAGGCTTAGATATCACCTATCCCCAAGAAAACCGTCAACTGTATCAAAAAATTGAACAACAAGGAATCATACTAACAGAATATCCCATTGGGACCAAGCCTGATCGCGGAAACTTTCCCGCCCGCAATCGCATTGTTGCTGGTTTATCTCGTGCTGTGATTGTCACAGAAGCCCCAGAAAAATCAGGTGCTTTGATTACCGCGAAATATGCCAATGAGTTTGGGCGCGATGTTTATGTCTTACCAGGGTCGTTAGAAAATCAAAACGCGATCGGGTGTTTAGGCTTATTGAATCATGGGGCAAATGTTATTTTGGGTGAAGGGCATTTATTAGAAATGCTGGGAACAATGCCTCAACTGGATTTATTTGAAGAAACGCCAGCACCTCTACCCGATATTGCCCCAGATTTAAAAGAATTATTAAGCGCGATCGCGCCCGAACCCACAGCCTTTGATGTCATCGTGCAAACGGTGCAAAAAGAAGCAAACCAAGTCTCGGCTGGACTTTTACAACTGGAATTATTGGGTTTAATCAGCCAAGCCCCTGGAATGCGTTACCAACGTCTGCGTTAA
- a CDS encoding nitrate/nitrite transporter: MKLSRFPFLKTAFDPNFPISPKRFPFFYGWVIAVFATVGTLFSIPGQTAGVSVFTDPVIEATGLSRVQLSSAYLIGTLGSGFLLPLGGRLIDRFGARLTVMLASIGLGLTLVYLSLCDYTIALLNDSLPAIDRSLIGLGVMAVGFIALRFTGQGILTLVSRTMLGKWFDRRRGFVSGIANVFISFGFSAAPLLLSFWIRGLGWRGGWLGLAVTVGLGMTLLGWLFYRDHPEVCGLTMDGTPPESKESSNQQASTPNVAKVGELNASQAIKTLEFWSVTLALSIHSLTVTGITFNLVDLGTQGGLTEQQAVSLFLPIGILATITGFLVGVISDRVRLKWLVVTLLLLQLLGFVGMAHLNLLPWRIIGILGLGASGGFFATLTTIALPRLFGRAYLGAIGGMQMTSLVIGSAIGPSLLALFKETFGSYQSGLYACCMMIPVALGFTLFSRE; this comes from the coding sequence TTGAAATTATCTCGTTTTCCGTTTCTCAAAACCGCCTTTGATCCCAATTTTCCGATTTCACCAAAGCGCTTTCCCTTCTTTTATGGCTGGGTGATTGCTGTTTTTGCCACTGTTGGGACATTATTCAGCATTCCTGGACAAACTGCAGGGGTTAGTGTCTTTACCGATCCTGTTATAGAAGCAACAGGGCTATCTCGGGTTCAACTGAGTTCAGCGTATCTCATTGGCACGTTAGGCAGTGGCTTCTTACTTCCCCTCGGCGGAAGGCTCATTGACCGTTTTGGGGCGCGATTGACGGTGATGTTAGCCTCAATCGGGTTAGGACTGACCTTAGTTTATTTAAGCCTCTGTGACTATACGATCGCGCTCCTCAATGATTCCCTACCAGCAATTGATCGGTCTCTCATTGGCTTAGGGGTGATGGCAGTGGGATTTATTGCCCTCCGTTTCACAGGACAAGGGATTCTCACCCTCGTCAGTCGGACGATGTTAGGCAAATGGTTTGACCGTCGTCGCGGATTCGTCTCTGGGATAGCAAATGTGTTTATTTCTTTTGGCTTTTCTGCTGCACCGTTACTCCTCAGTTTTTGGATTCGAGGTTTAGGTTGGCGTGGGGGTTGGTTGGGTTTAGCGGTGACGGTTGGCTTGGGGATGACCTTGCTCGGGTGGCTTTTCTATCGGGATCATCCCGAGGTCTGTGGGCTGACCATGGATGGAACACCTCCTGAAAGCAAAGAAAGTTCTAATCAGCAAGCATCAACGCCCAATGTGGCAAAAGTGGGGGAACTCAATGCGTCACAGGCGATTAAAACCCTTGAATTTTGGAGTGTTACCCTTGCTCTTTCTATTCATTCTTTAACCGTCACTGGAATTACGTTTAACTTAGTGGATTTAGGCACACAAGGCGGACTCACAGAACAGCAAGCGGTGAGTTTATTCCTACCCATTGGCATTTTAGCGACGATTACAGGTTTTTTAGTTGGGGTGATTTCAGATCGCGTCCGTTTAAAGTGGCTGGTTGTGACGTTATTGCTGCTGCAATTGTTAGGCTTTGTGGGAATGGCTCACTTAAACCTTCTCCCTTGGCGAATTATTGGCATTCTGGGGTTAGGGGCGAGTGGTGGTTTCTTTGCGACGTTAACCACAATTGCTTTACCGCGTTTGTTTGGACGGGCTTATTTAGGTGCGATCGGCGGGATGCAGATGACCAGTTTAGTGATTGGCAGCGCGATCGGACCTTCCTTATTAGCGTTATTTAAAGAAACCTTTGGCTCTTATCAATCGGGACTCTATGCTTGTTGTATGATGATTCCAGTTGCCCTTGGTTTCACCTTATTCTCTCGCGAGTAA
- the mnmA gene encoding tRNA 2-thiouridine(34) synthase MnmA encodes MTKKVVVGLSGGVDSSTAAAILHHQGYAVEGLTLWLMKGKGQCCSEGMVDAAFICEQLGIPHHIVDSREQFENNVLNYLVSGYESGITPLPCSQCNKTVKFSPMLTYARENLGIDCVATGHYARIEYNSESGHYQLLRARDRAKDQSYFLYDLPQDLLAHTIFPLGEKEKSETRQIAQEYNLKTAAKPESQDLCLVEAHGSMRQFLDQHINQKQGEIVNEAGKVLGHHDGIHHYTIGQRKGLGISAPEPLYVIKLDPVMNQVVVGNRDSGTQKECTVGHINWLSIPEPEAPIQAEVQIRYRSRPATVSIVPLETGRVKLIFEDPQFGVTPGQAAVLYDGDVVLGGGVIERFES; translated from the coding sequence ATGACAAAAAAAGTTGTTGTTGGTTTATCAGGAGGCGTTGATAGTTCAACTGCTGCTGCAATCTTGCACCACCAAGGATATGCGGTGGAAGGATTAACGCTGTGGCTTATGAAAGGAAAAGGTCAATGCTGTTCAGAAGGGATGGTGGATGCTGCGTTTATTTGTGAACAGTTAGGCATTCCTCATCATATTGTCGATAGTCGGGAACAGTTTGAAAATAATGTTCTCAATTATCTGGTGTCAGGCTATGAATCTGGAATTACCCCCTTACCCTGCTCCCAGTGCAATAAAACAGTGAAATTCTCGCCGATGTTGACTTATGCGCGAGAAAATTTAGGCATTGATTGTGTTGCTACTGGACATTATGCACGGATTGAATATAATTCTGAATCGGGGCATTATCAATTACTGCGGGCGCGCGATCGCGCAAAAGATCAATCTTATTTCCTCTACGATTTACCCCAAGATTTATTAGCGCACACCATTTTCCCCCTTGGTGAAAAAGAAAAATCGGAAACTCGCCAAATTGCCCAAGAATACAACTTAAAAACGGCTGCGAAACCCGAAAGCCAAGATTTATGTTTAGTAGAAGCCCATGGTTCTATGCGTCAGTTTTTAGACCAACATATCAACCAAAAACAAGGAGAAATTGTCAACGAAGCGGGAAAAGTTTTAGGGCATCATGATGGCATTCATCATTACACCATCGGACAACGAAAAGGTTTAGGCATTTCTGCACCAGAACCCCTCTATGTGATTAAACTTGATCCAGTGATGAATCAAGTAGTGGTGGGGAATCGTGACAGTGGAACTCAAAAAGAATGCACAGTGGGACATATCAACTGGTTATCCATTCCAGAGCCAGAAGCCCCCATTCAAGCAGAAGTGCAAATTCGCTATCGCTCTCGTCCTGCGACAGTGAGCATTGTTCCTTTAGAAACTGGGCGTGTCAAACTGATTTTTGAAGACCCTCAATTTGGTGTAACACCTGGTCAAGCTGCTGTCCTTTATGATGGCGATGTTGTCCTTGGGGGGGGAGTGATTGAACGGTTTGAGTCTTGA